A genome region from Trichoderma asperellum chromosome 7, complete sequence includes the following:
- a CDS encoding uncharacterized protein (EggNog:ENOG41), translating to MAEAIGVASGLLALGQFAFQSSIALYQTISSYQSHQQRVRDLAEEASALSGVLASLVETVQATTDIDLSSLELPLRQCGKACQVFEQQIQKCSSRSTGSRASVRDWARLKYMGDDIDGFRRLLASYKMTINVALTDANLRRSAVTSEAIEGYKELLDSAKENLEDRLDTINEKMDAMLGKSVAGSTPNTSELMQIKEEKASTEKSLAICAQLSMHISQLQFATTPTPSAGGSTGTSSIPEKITHEGLEECKTSLSRMATKLRAHEKLLFSQLTEKMKASTTSPEEVADIARLRDEWESTFESIDILSKANTYFENEASVIENHATGDAMQVMVTTDEKTLHGTNRGLGWRSRQIGGRMDNETVRAISRDMVTVTIRNIHNEELQPRQVAPAAPGEMQRDNRFSEFNERYGEGFKLTSMK from the exons ATGGCAGAAGCTATCGGAGTAGCCTCAGGGCTACTGGCCTTGGGCCAATTCGCCTTCCAGTCCAGTATCGCGCTTTACCAGACAATCAGTAGCTACCAGTCTCACCAGCAGCGAGTGCGAGACCTCGCAGAGGAGGCAAGCGCACTTAGTGGCGTACTGGCTTCGCTGGTCGAAACAGTCCAGGCTACTACTGATATTGACCTTTCTTCCCTTGAGCTACCTTTGCGACAGTGCGGCAAAGCTTGCCAAGTGTTTGAGCAACAGATACAGAAATGCTCGTCACGGTCTACAGGCTCTCGAGCGAGCGTTCGCGACTGGGCGAGGCTAAAATATATGGGCGACGACATTGATGGATTTAGAAGACTGCTGGCCAGCTACAAAATGACCATAAACGTTGCCCTCACAGACGCCAACCT CCGCAGATCCGCCGTCACATCTGAAGCCATAGAGGGTTACAAAGAGCTCCTCGACAGTGCCAAGGAAAATTTGGAGGACCGTCTCGATACAATAAATGAGAAAATGGACGCTATGCTAGGCAAAAGTGTCGCGGGTTCTACGCCAAACACATCTGAGCTGATGCAGATcaaggaagagaaagcaagcaCGGAAAAGAGTCTCGCAATTTGCGCTCAATTGTCCATGCACATTAGCCAGCTCCAGTTTGCGACAACTCCTACCCCAAGTGCAGGCGGCAGTACCGGTACGAGCTCTATACCCGAAAAAATCACACATGAAGGACTAGAAGAGTGCAAAACTAGCCTTTCTCGTATGGCTACAAAGTTGAGAGCAcacgagaagctgctcttcaGCCAATTGACGGAAAAGATGAAAGCTTCAACGACATCCCCTGAAGAAGTTGCAGATATTGCAAGATTAAGGGATGAATGGGAGTCCACCTTTGAGTCGATTGATATCTTATCCAAAGCAAATACTTATTTCGAGAACGAGGCAAGCGTTATCGAGAACCACGCAACGGGTGACGCAATGCAGGTGATGGTTACCACCGATGAGAAGACTTTGCACGGGACGAATCGAGGACTCGGATGGAGGTCGAGACAGATCGGTGGGCGCATGGACAATGAGACAGTGCGGGCGATATCGCGGGACATGGTAACCGTTACCATTCGGAATATCCATAACGAAGAACTGCAGCCGCGCCAAGTAGCCCCGGCAGCGCCAGGCGAAATGCAAAGAGATAATCGATTTTCGGAGTTTAATGAGAGGTATGGGGAAGGATTTAAACTAACATCCATGAAGTAA
- a CDS encoding uncharacterized protein (EggNog:ENOG41~SECRETED:SignalP(1-17)), whose translation MGLAVLLLTAFVGLAQGLASTDTITWGGDNSRAGYQTNHNMDPSVVGSSSFGQLFQTLLPGVYGGAAEQIFSQPLVYTPSGGTKQYVYVATTQNNVYKLDAKTGAILASRNLHIPFLAADLDGCVDINPNIGITATGVIDPDTDTIYYTSKTYANQAVLNTPQGRPAGRYFIHALDANDLSERPNFPVPLEGIIARNSDVRMFNGGIHHQRTALLHTGQFIYAGFASHCVQYNFTGWIIGWDKTSGKLVEYYAMEGKGVPNDIRGAGVWMSGGGIASDDAGSIWYATGNGYASQLSNVPVKGFNPPTSLEEAAVHMTVNSDGSLNLIDFFMPWEKQALDGADRDLGTSPLEILPSEFSCGDIKRIGVVTGKSGKTYWLNMDNLGGYRNGPNNLDAAIQVYQNDNSVYAGAGVYPLEGGYIYINVIQHPSNVFKFSCDAGVPSFTKVAESPETNAYILGVSHGTTTSLNGQPGTGLFWVTDVQGLNLRIYDAIPNNGKLNMINSFNIPGVMKFTRPVFGDGIVYVGTNQGLFYGFGSPVNAPLNCTSPVAFGNVNLKATSDPQSVKCTALIDLTVTGIALDSKKDYSISSLPTTPLQLAKGDSFTIQASFSPTTVGLISNDVVVNTTNNVAGYSPNTHARLTGTGQSAGPLLSIAPTTITFQGIVTGQNPDGVTETMILTNLGNGPLTFQSVRYSNISSTGPWQTWNGSGNLTAGKFLVQNIPSSIAAEGSSTIQITFDGSESGTFSGFVMFVSDGGNQTISIAGSSGPAAVALLEFQTPDASGWVPYVNGTPFTFGNVTENNERSLKFRVTNKAPEGGVSLSLTVSKPPFGLAGLIRAVNQVDLAEGTSLAPGESANATLTCTVPKSQWNVDPYNGTAPWTMNTNDPKFGKQFIQFFCQAVSEQAPPLLPNSDQGRYRYIGCFKENNPGRQLSTQLYGNDNNTNAMCISACAEQNFAYCGTQYHTECWAGNTIPILKVDDSNCNYYCGGDINQVCGGNGDGTEAFISLFADSLSTNSTTPPPPTGGPVVNPGVDGYVSIGCYTEATNARALPYELDTDKRTVKECVDACKASNYTYAGVEYGGECWCGDSFGDGSVSAPITDCGMTCNDNSTEYCGGSNRLNVYKLGTTVISTTTSAVSSTATTVPPTNGSTTVIATSTDTSISSTSISSSSPTPTGPSVNPGLDGYSSIGCFTEATDARALANFIDTTNKTVADCIEACKADSYIYAGLEYGGECWCDNSFANGSVPAPIGDCGMTCDGNSTEFCGGSDRLNVYQLKGIPVTSSAPATAASSTLSPPTTVPPTTSSGTATSIPTPTGPATKKIVNNYIFQGCWDEPPNDRAIIDQMYANDSMTLESCATFCKGFTYFGTEYGRECYCGNVLKEGTVKATNQGDCSFPCAGDNTEFCGAGFRLELYKLSSNATATTANSGFGTSIAPKSSGAATTISEAATSSAPSASPSPTGPVIFHGNKNFTYYGCLAEPSEGKLMDNQVYNNDTTMTPQVCLSHCGQYKYAGVEYGQECWCGNTLNLAGWADSTPGKNVSSSECNVVCPGNATEYCGAGNVLQLYVKKTFVSKRWRK comes from the exons ATGGGTTTAGCGGTACTGCTGCTCACGGCCTTTGTCGGCCTGGCCCAAGGGCTGGCGTCGACAGATACCATAACCTGGGGCGGTGATAACTCTAGGGCCGGATACCAAAC GAATCACAATATGGATCCCTCTGTCGTGGGGAGCTCTTCGTTTGGCCAATTGTTCCAGACCCTCCTTCCTGGCGTCTACGGCGGTGCGGCCGAGCAAATCTTCTCCCAGCCTCTCGTCTATACCCCCAGTGGTGGGACAAAGCAGTACGTGTATGTGGCAACTACACAAAACAATGTCTACAAGCTCGATGCAAAGACCGGCGCGATCCTGGCCTCGAGGAATCTGCACATTCCCTTCTTGGCTGCCGATCTCGATGGATGTGTCGATATTAACCCCAACATTGGCATCACTGCTACTGGTGTCATCGATCCTGACACCGATACCATTTATTACACCTCAAAGACATATGCCAATCAAGCTGTGTTAAATACACCTCAGGGTCGTCCTGCCGGCCGATACTTTATCCACGCTTTGGATGCCAATGATCTCAGCGAGAGACCCAACTTCCCGGTTCCCTTGGAAGGAATCATCGCCCGCAACAGCGATGTGCGAATGTTTAATGGAGGCATTCACCACCAGCGCACTGCATTGCTACACACTGGCCAGTTCATTTACGCTGGATTTGCGTCGCATTGTGTTCAGTATAACTTTACCGGCTGGATCATCGGTTGGGACAAGACAAGTGGCAAGTTGGTTGAATACTATGCCATGGAAGGCAAAGGCGTGCCCAACGATATTCGTGGTGCAGGAGTTTGGATGTCTGGTGGAGGTATCGCATCTGACGATGCTGGCTCTATTTGGTATGCCACCGGCAATGGCTACGCGTCACAGTTGTCCAACGTCCCTGTCAAGGGGTTTAATCCTCCCACTTCACTAGAAGAAGCCGCCGTCCACATGACGGTCAACTCTGATGGCAGCCTAAACCTGATTGACTTCTTCATGCCATGGGAGAAGCAAGCTTTAGATGGCGCTGATAGAGATCTGGGTACGAGTCCTCTTGAGATCCTTCCAAGTGAATTTTCCTGCGGCGATATAAAGCGCATCGGAGTTGTCACCGGAAAGAGTGGCAAGACGTATTGGCTCAATATGGACAATCTGGGAGGTTACAGAAATGGCCCTAACAACTTGGACGCTGCTATTCAAGTCTATCAGAACGATAACTCTGTCtacgctggcgctggcgtcTATCCTCTGGAGGGTggctatatatacatcaaCGTTATTCAACATCCATCTAATGTCTTCAAATTCTCTTGTGATGCCGGCGTTCCTTCATTTACCAAGGTCGCTGAGAGCCCTGAGACCAACGCATATATTCTCGGTGTTAGCCATGGTACAACAACCTCTCTCAACGGGCAGCCAGGAACAGGTCTCTTTTGGGTGACTGATGTGCAAGGTCTGAATCTCCGCATTTATGATGCTATTCCCAACAATGGCAAGCTCAATATGATCAACTCGTTCAACATCCCCGGTGTCATGAAATTTACTCGACCTGTGTTTGGCGATGGAATTGTGTACGTCGGGACCAACCAAGGCCTTTTCTATGGCTTTGGATCACCCGTTAACGCGCCTCTCAACTGCACCTCGCCCGTTGCGTTTGGTAATGTTAATCTCAAAGCAACCAGCGACCCGCAGTCCGTCAAGTGCACAGCCTTGATCGACCTAACCGTTACCGGCATTGCGCTTGATTCTAAGAAAGATTACAGCATCTCAAGCCTTCCCACCACGCCGCTTCAGTTGGCCAAAGGTGATTCTTTTACCATCCAGGCCAGCTTTAGTCCTACCACCGTTGGCCTCATCTCGAATGATGTTGTCGTTAATACCACAAACAATGTTGCTGGCTACAGTCCCAATACTCACGCTCGATTAACCGGCACTGGACAGAGCGCTGGCCCACTCCTATCAATTGCCCCAACTACAATTACCTTCCAAGGCATTGTCACTGGGCAGAACCCTGATGGCGTCACAGAGACCATGATACTCACCAATCTTGGGAATGGGCCCCTTACTTTCCAAAGTGTCCGGTATTCTAACATTAGCTCCACTGGTCCATGGCAAACGTGGAACGGCTCGGGTAACTTAACAGCTGGTAAATTCCTTGTGCAGAACATCCCCTCTTCCATTGCAGCTGAAGGGAGCTCTACTATACAGATTACGTTTGATGGCTCTGAAAGCGGCACCTTTTCTGGCTTTGTGATGTTTGTTTCTGATGGTGGTAACCAGACAATTTCTATAGCTGGCTCCTCTGGCCCCGCCGCCGTTGCGCTACTCGAATTTCAGACTCCTGATGCGTCTGGCTGGGTACCATACGTTAATGGAACTCCTTTCACTTTTGGAAACGTCACTGAGAACAACGAGCGCTCACTCAAGTTTCGCGTTACTAATAAGGCACCGGAAGGCGGTGTCAGCCTCTCTCTTACTGTCTCCAAGCCTCCTTTTGGTCTTGCTGGTCTCATTCGAGCCGTCAATCAGGTCGATCTTGCTGAAGGAACGTCCTTGGCTCCGGGTGAGAGCGCAAATGCTACCCTCACGTGCACTGTCCCCAAATCGCAATGGAACGTCGATCCTTATAACGGGACAGCGCCTTGGACAATGAATACCAACGATCCGAAGTTCGGAAAGCAGTTTATACAATTCTTTTGCCAAGCCGTCTCAGAACAGGCTCCTCCTCTATTGCCCAACAGTGACCAGGGCCGATATCGTTACATTGGATGTTTCAAGGAGAACAACCCAGGCCGTCAACTGTCTACTCAGCTTTACGGAAATGATAATAATACCAACGCCATGTGCATTTCAGCATGCGCCGAGCAGAACTTTGCATACTGCGGAACACAGTATCATACAGAGTGCTGGGCAGGAAATACGATTCCTATTCTCAAGGTTGATGACTCTAATTGCAACTACTATTGCGGTGGAGATATTAACCAAGTTTGTGGTGGAAACGGCGACGGCACGGAGGcctttatttctctttttgccgaTTCCTTGTCTACGAATTCGACGACCCCTCCACCACCGACTGGTGGTCCCGTGGTAAATCCTGGTGTTGACGGTTATGTCAGCATTGGATGTTATACTGAAGCTACCAATGCACGCGCTCTTCCTTATGAGCTTGATACGGATAAGCGAACTGTAAAAGAATGTGTAGACGCTTGCAAAGCTAGCAATTACACCTATGCTGGCGTCGAATACGGCGGAGAG TGCTGGTGTGGTGATTCATTTGGCGATGGTTCCGTTTCTGCCCCTATTACGGATTGTGGCATGACCTGCAATGACAACTCCACAGAGTATTGTGGTGGCTCTAACCGCCTCAACGTTTACAAACTCGGCACTACTGTTATTTCTACAACAACTTCAGCCGTATCTAGCACAGCTACCACTGTTCCTCCTACTAATGGAAGTACGACTGTGATCGCCACAAGCACTGACACTAGTATTTCTAGCACTAGCATCTCGTCCAGCAGCCCAACCCCTACAGGACCATCAGTCAACCCCGGATTGGATGGCTATTCCAGTATTGGCTGCTTTACTGAAGCTACGGATGCGCGGGCTCTCGCCAACTTTATAGACACTACCAACAAGACTGTCGCAGATTGTATAGAGGCGTGCAAGGCAGACAGCTACATCTATGCTGGCCTTGAGTACGGTGGAGAGTGCTGGTGTGATAATTCATTCGCAAATGGGTCTGTTCCTGCTCCGATTGGGGATTGCGGCATGACTTGTGATGGTAACTCGACTGAGTTTTGCGGCGGTTCGGATCGACTCAACGTTTATCAGCTTAAAGGTATTCCGGTTACAAGCTCTGCTCCCGCGACTGCTGCCTCTTCAACCCTCAGCCCTCCAACTACTGTCCCTCCGACTACAAGCTCGGGGACGGCTACGTCTATTCCCACTCCCACCGGCCCTGCAACCAAAAAGATTGTGAACAACTACATATTTCAAGGGTGCTGGGACGAGCCGCCTAATGATCGTGCCATCATTGACCAGATGTATGCGAACGACTCGATGACACTCGAGTCCTGCGCCACTTTTTGCAAAGGGTTTACTTATTTTGGAACCGAGTATGGAAGAGAGTGCTACTGTGGCAATGTTTTGAAGGAAGGCACTGTCAAAGCTACCAACCAAGGGGACTGTTCGTTCCCTTGTGCTGGAGACAACACAGAATTCTGTGGCGCGGGATTTAGACTCGAGTTATACAAGCTCTCGTCCAACGCTACAGCTACGACTGCAAATTCAGGGTTTGGCACCTCAATAGCTCCCAAGAGCTCTGGAGCAGCTACTACTATTTCAGAAGCAGCTACTTCATCTGCGCCGTCTGCATCACCATCTCCGACTGGTCCTGTTATTTTCCATGGCAATAAGAACTTTACCTACTATGGATGCCTGGCAGAGCCTTCGGAAGGTAAACTGATGGACAACCAGGTTTATAACAATGACACGACTATGACACCGCAAGTCTGCTTATCTCACTGTGGGCAGTATAAGTACGCTGGTGTTGAGTATGGTCAAGAGTGTTGGTGCGGCAATACTCTGAATCTTGCGGGCTGGGCCGATTCTACACCAGGCAAGAACGTATCAAGCTCCGAATGCAATGTTGTGTGTCCTGGAAATGCTACAGAATATTGTGGTGCTGGAAACGTGCTTCAGCTGTATGTGAAGAAGACGTTTGTGAGTAAACGATGGCGGAAATGA
- a CDS encoding uncharacterized protein (EggNog:ENOG41) yields MGSNLVELADRLLKNGAHKVLPTPRRVRVVFNQTTIVDTTRAVWVWEHEWYPQFYIPSSEIKDSTLSDSQSIESEGTAKTAAIVKLTVPAKVGVPEKTTDRVLRFDNDPSLGDLAGLVRLEFGAMDTWLEEDVRIIGHPKDPFKRLDFLHSTRPFEVRIDGKTVAKSPYAIHLHETGLKVRYYVPLASIDPSLLRPSTTTSICPYKGIAEYYNIVLDGKEYKDIVWYYNFPIQESIAIAGLISFYNEKVEILLDGKAV; encoded by the exons ATGGGATCCAA CCTCGTCGAGCTCGCAGACCGTCTCCTAAAGAATGGCGCTCACAAAGTTCTCCCCACGCCTCGCCGAGTTCGCGTCGTCTTCAACCAAACTACCATCGTAGATACTACCCGAGCGGTCTGGGTTTGGGAACACGAATGGTACCCTCAATTTTACATCCCCTCCTCCGAAATCAAGGACAGCACTCTCAGCGATAGCCAATCTATCGAGAGCGAAGGCACTGCGAAGACCGCAGCCATTGTCAAACTCACAGTTCCGGCAAAAGTGGGCGTTCCAGAGAAGACCACAGACCGAGTACTGAGGTTTGACAATGACCCTAGTTTGGGAGACTTGGCAGGACTTGTGAGACTAGAGTTCGGTGCGATGG ACACATggcttgaagaagatgtcCGTATTATCGGCCACCCTAAGGACCCTTTCAAGCGCCTCGACTTCCTCCACTCCACTCGTCCTTTCGAAGTCCGCATCGATGGCAAAACGGTTGCCAAATCCCCCTACGCCATTCACCTTCACGAGACTGGCCTCAAAGTTCGCTATTATGTCCCCCTTGCTTCTATTGATCCATCTCTCCTTCGCCCTAGCACTACTACATCAATCTGCCCTTATAAGGGCATTGCAGAATACTACAATATCGTCCTAGATGGAAAAGAGTATAAGGATATTGTCTGGTATTATAACTTTCCGATTCAGGAGAGCATTGCCATTGCAGGCTTGATCTCCTTTTATAATGAGAAGGTGGAAATTTTGTTGGATGGAAAGGCAGTATAG